In Nicotiana tabacum cultivar K326 chromosome 2, ASM71507v2, whole genome shotgun sequence, the following proteins share a genomic window:
- the LOC107759911 gene encoding inositol diphosphatase DSP4: protein MKEHANVAATADTCRTIKVAVVEQRQYLRSQPQAIKLSPSPVPTADDYPYDYDFNYNFDDNGEELFIPPLNFAMVDNGIFRSGFPDLANFSFLQTLGLRSIIYLCPEPYPEANMEFLKENDIRLFQFGIKNCKEPFVNIPEEKIREALEVLIDVRHHPVLIHCKRGKHRTGCLVGCLRKLQKWCLTSVFDEYQRFAAAKARVSDQRFMELFDASSFKQQSLSFSCLKRSRARSLRPGSSCQLRLNQGS from the exons ATGAAAGAACACGCAAACGTTGCTGCCACAGCTGACACGTGTAGAACCATCAAAGTCGCCGTCGTCGAGCAGCGCCAATATCTCCGTTCCCAACCGCAAGCCATCAAGCTTTCGCCGTCTCCGGTCCCTACCGCCGACGATTACCCCTATGACTATGACTTTAACTATAATTTCGATGACAACGGTGAAGAGCTCTTTATTCCTCCTCTCAACTTCGCTATGGTCGATAATGGCATTTTCCGTTCAGGCTTCCCTGACTTAGCTAACTTCTCGTTTCTTCAAACTCTTGGCCTTCGTTCCATCAT ATACTTGTGTCCAGAGCCATATCCAGAAGCAAACATGGAGTTTTTAAAGGAAAATGATATTCGCTTGTTTCAGTTCGGTATTAAAAACTGCAAA GAACCTTTTGTAAATATACCAGAAGAGAAGATTCGTGAAGCATTGGAGGTTCTAATTG ATGTTAGACATCACCCAGTGTTGATCCATTGCAAACGTGGGAAG CATCGAACTGGCTGCCTTGTTGGATGCCTGAGAAAATTGCAGAAGTGGTGCCTAACTTCTGTGTTCGATGAGTACCAGCGTTTTGCTGCGGCCAAAGCAAGAGTGTCAGATCAGAGGTTTATGGAGCTTTTTGATGCATCCAGCTTCAAACAACAGTCATTGTCATTTTCGTGTTTAAAGAG GAGTAGAGCTCGTTCTCTCCGTCCGGGTTCTTCCTGCCAACTACGATTAAACCAAGGCAGCTAG
- the LOC107759912 gene encoding 1-aminocyclopropane-1-carboxylate oxidase-like — MENFPIINLEKLNGSERAATMDMIKDACENWGFFELVNHGIPHEVMDTVEKMTKGHYKKCMEQRFKELVASKGLEAVQAEVTDLDWESTFFLRHLPLSNISQVPDLDDEYREVMRDFAKRLEKLAEELLDLLCENLGLENGYLKKVFYGLKGPNFGTKVSNYPPCPKPDLIKGLRAHTDAGGIILLFQDDKVSGLQLLKDGQWIDVPPMRHSIVVNLGDQLEVITNGKYKSVMHRVIAQTDGTRMSLASFYNPGNDAVIYPAPALVEKEAEESKAIYPKFVFDDYMKLYAGLKFQPKEPRFEAMIKAMETDVKRDPVATA; from the exons ATGGAGAACTTCCCAATTATCAACCTGGAAAAGCTCAATGGTTCTGAGAGAGCTGCCACCATGGACATGATTAAAGATGCCTGTGAAAACTGGGGCTTCTTTGAG TTAGTGAACCATGGAATTCCACATGAAGTAATGGATACAGTGGAGAAAATGACAAAGGGACATTACAAGAAGTGCATGGAACAGAGATTTAAAGAATTGGTGGCCAGCAAAGGTCTTGAAGCTGTACAAGCTGAGGTTACTGATCTTGATTGGGAAAGCACTTTCTTCTTGCGCCATCTTCCTCTTTCTAACATTTCTCAAGTACCCGATCTTGACGATGAATACAG AGAAGTCATGAGAGATTTTGCTAAAAGATTGGAGAAGTTGGCAGAGGAGCTACTGGACTTGCTATGTGAAAATCTTGGCCTTGAAAATGGTTACCTGAAAAAGGTCTTTTATGGATTAAAAGGTCCCAATTTTGGAACTAAGGTTAGCAACTATCCACCATGCCCAAAACCAGATTTAATAAAAGGACTGCGCGCCCACACAGATGCTGGTGGCATAATTCTTCTCTTCCAAGATGACAAAGTAAGCGGTCTTCAACTCCTCAAAGATGGCCAATGGATCGATGTTCCTCCTATGCGCCACtctatcgtggttaaccttggcgACCAACTTGag GTGATCACCAATGGGAAATACAAGAGTGTGATGCACAGAGTGATTGCACAAACAGACGGGACTCGGATGTCACTAGCCTCATTTTACAATCCAGGAAATGATGCAGTGATCTATCCAGCACCAGCTTTGGTTGAGAAAGAGGCAGAGGAAAGTAAAGCAATTTATCCAAAGTTTGTGTTTGATGATTATATGAAGTTATATGCTGGACTCAAGTTTCAACCCAAAGAGCCAAGGTTTGAAGCCATGATCAAGGCCATGGAAACTGATGTGAAAAGAGATCCAGTTGCAACTGCTTAA